The sequence atattattcgttggtataatttatattatttttttgggcaaaacttagatacagtacttAAGTGATATTCCTTAGATTCCCCTTTTAAGATTCTGTCATATGGTTTTTTTCTCATGGAATGgaaatgtattttttagttaagtagccataAGATAGAATCTTAGAAGGGGAACTGAAGCAACAACACATAAGGTCTTGTATATaagttttatctttattttaatgagttgtatgtaaaaatagaaactaaGATGTTGGATAAGTTGTAAAATAGGATAGTAAAATAGATAGAGTAGATTTTGAGAATGTAacttatatagttttttttatacccCGGATGTTAATGCTCTAAGTTATTAATAGTGAATAAAACGGTTATGTTACTAACGGAtccaaattagaaccaataacaatttaacaTTTAAGTTTTGTTCATATAACAATCTAGCACTTAGgctttgttgtaaaattattgtgaataCATTATGTCGGTAGCATATATATTACTCTAGTCATAGTTTATATGAGCATGAAAATAAACCCTACCACTTCCTTTACACTTCAACCtaatttatatgttttgatTTTGCAATAGTATTAATTGGTCTTCATCGTGTTACAAAATGAAGGATGTCTAAGTAgtttatgattattttgtaatttgtacTACAATATATTGTTATTCTTGGCTAGTAAAAGATCCTGCCccatatatatttgttttggaattatttaaatatagtcTAATTTGAATGTTTTCTTCTAACATTATGGtaacttgaaaatattatagtttTGCTTTAGCCAAGCTGCATACGAATGCTAATTCTGTTGTTAACAATCCTGCTGTTTATAACTCTGTTGGACCTGTTTCATAGCTTTCCTTCTTCCATAGGCAACCTTGAATCCTTTGTAAGCTTGTGCTTTCTTGTTCTTACTATttgctcaaaaagaaaaataattcatggacaaaattaattttcatagTATTTGAAACTCATGTCACCAAAAAATAACAAGCAATAATCTGACATGgaattatatatttaagaaaatcGTCAACCAATTCATTTGTTCTATCTGCCTATGTCTACTGCAAGAGCTATTGTTTGGAATCACTTGGATTTGCTTTTAGCTTTCAATTGTgctcttcaacaaatcaacaaaaagtttattcaaacaacaataacaatcaagTCATAATTCTTATTCACTTTTCACTAGCTACATCTAAAGTTTGATGCAACCCTGCACTAACGAGGGAATTTTACTCTGGTCTTTAATGTAATATAAGTTGGTATCAGCTTTAACTTTTAACTCTTAGCTATAGTTTTTATGGATATCTTTTTAAAACCttactttttcagtttttttttttttttttttttttctgtttttttcaaattttttcaatgtACAAgtatattttcagtaaaaagaATTCAGCAGAAAGCTAAATAAGCTGTTTCCAAATGGATACTAAAACTAATTTAGGATTAGCttaaaagttagttttttttatttttttattttagattttacgtacaattttttaaattttcactttttatttttcacttttttttaggtAGAAGtatattttaacacatttttataaaaaataaaaaaaaattcaattaaaaactaaataagttatTTCTAAACGGACACTAATAAATATGCCGACACATCATATTTAAAATTGTTCCAGTTCTACCCAAAAATGTTAGAAAAGACACCAAATTAAAAACGACAAAAACACTTTTTGCTAATATTATCTTCTctaatgatgataataatagACGATATTTAGAAGCACACAAAACAAATTATGCTATAGAAAAGAACAACTATACACTTCCTGAATAAAGTTGACGGTCCTGATTATCCTATCACTATGATCCGATAGCAATAAGTGGGACCCTAATCTCCAAAAACTTTAAATCttaaattctttatatatacTCACAATATTGCCCACACAAATAGTATCCCAATCAATATCCTTGATaaaactttagcatttttttagcTGTGGGGATGACAGAAAAGACAGGCTACGATTTAGAAATTGATTCGCATCCCCCAAAATCTgtacttgttttgttttcatgtttcattttttgcaattttaacCACGGTTGAAAATCTTCTAAGTTTTAACAAATCTATAACTTTTAGAAATTGGTCTCCATCATGGTTGCAAACAAATTGAGTCGAATAGAATATTCAAGAtttagactttttttattttgaacacgAGCTAAGCACACGCTTTGTTTCACACTctctttttcaactttttacCTTAACATGGCCGTCGATTGTCCACGGTCTTTGCGTCTCCTCTATAGTTATTGATCATACGCTTTGTTCCACACTCTTTTTTTCAACTTTCTACCCCAACATGGCCGTCGATTGTCCACGGTCTTTGCGTCTCCTCTATAGTTGTTGATCGTCCCCCTCACTTGAGTCATCATCGATCATTCTCCTTTATCGTCTCGATGAGAGGACTAAAGCGATTATTGGGTTTGATTTGAAGATGGATGAATATTTTGGTTTGGAGGCGGAGGAGGTggatttttagtttgatttggaGGTGGATTTTTCGGTTTCAATTTTGGGTGAGAATCTCAATGTTTGTTGAGAAAACAAAGGATAGCTAATGggaacaaattttattaaaaaataatataaaataatgaaaaatgattatttaaattaaatataacgTATAATAGATAACTTTTTTTAGGTTAATTTTAAAGAAGATGGAATAGATAACCTAACTTGGGTATTTTGGGAAATTtcttaggtaattttttttggttctaaaaTAGACATAAAATTTTGCATGAGTTAGTGCGAATTCTATAACAATTAAAATTCAAGTCAGGCTCCAACCGTAACCTCAAATTCATGAATTCATTTTTTCAAGTAAACATTTTCTATCCATTAAAGGATTtgataagtttttcttttttattttatttaaaaaacatgtTGCTAAAATGAGAACTATATATGTTCCGCTCTTATTAGTTCACTTATACTCCATTAATTACAATATGTATTTAGTAGAATATGCAAAATAGACTAATAAGGGTGAAGCAATAGACTTCTAGACTTTTATCCCATTTTACTCtatatatttacatttaatttgttttgaagtaaaatacttttcataaaatgttttctcattttcaagtgTATGCTTGTAAGTAAAATGTGGTCAAACTTGTAAATATTTGTCTTTGATCataaaatcatttataaaaaattgtaaaacgttttaccttaaaattttttgtaggataattggtaaaatattttacaaaaacataTAGTGACTTCTCTCATCCCATCTAGTTGCTAGGTCACCAGTTCGGTGAGATGTGCAGCAGAAGCCGCCACTCCGATTACTGGTGCTAACGGTCTAATCATCGAAGACATTGTTTTGACGATCGATGTTAGAGGCTGTTCCAGTGGTTGGAGATGGTTGGAGACACTGTTTTCAGTCACTAGCAATTTGGTCAATAGAGACACTGCTCCAACAGCGGTCACTTGTAATTAGGTTCCAAAGCCCGTTACCATTTCAGGTAGTTTTGTCATCGAACCTTTGGCACTAACGGTTTAGCTTAAGTATCAAATagttaagaatattttattgaaaatgttttacgcgttaaatttttttaccttgTAAAATTACCAACGTACCCTGCGAGGGTGCAGCTTGAAACAAAGTAGAAGTGGAGGACCaactatacaattttttaaccTCACCTTTGTGTACCGACTTCCAAGCTCTATTTATTGAACACCATTCCTTACTGTCTACTCGTGCGTCGTCtcaacttctctctctctctctctctctctctgtgaagTCTGAACCAAAGACCTTTTCTTGAACGTCTATCGTTGAGAATGTCACTAGAAAACGAGTTTTTGTTACTCATTCCCAGGATGTTTCATTCATCCATTATTAGCTACGAAGCTCTTCTGGGCTTCATGCTTTTCATGGCCATCTTAGCTTTCTGGTTGGCTCCAGGAGGGCTAGCGTGGGCTCTCTCCAAGTCCAAAACTCCTTCTTTCATTCCTGGTCCACCAGGGTTCCCACTCACTGGTTTACTCACTGTTTTCACTGGGCTAACCCCACACCGAGTTCTTGCCAAACTTGCACATCGCTTCAAGGCCACGCCTTTAATGGCTTTCTCTGTGGGGTTCACTCGGTTTGTCATCTCTAGCCACCCTGAGACTGCTAAAGAAATCCTCAATAGCTCTGCTTTTGCTGATAGGCCTGTGAAAGAGTCAGCTTATGAGTTGCTCTTTCATAGGGCTATGGGGTTTGCTCCATATGGTGAGTATTGGAGGAACCTAAGGAGGATCTCAGCTACCCATTTGTTTAGTCCGAAAAGGATTGCTGGGTTTGAGGGTTTTAGAGTTGAAGTAGGTCTTAAAATGGTGGAAGAGACTAAGGCTTTGATGGTTGAGAATGGTGGTGTCGAGGTTAAAAAGGTGCTTCATTTTGGGTCTTTGAATAATGTGATGATGACTGTGTTTGGAAAGTGCTATGAGTTTAAGGAAAAGGGAGATGGGTTTGAGCTTGAGAAGTTGGTGAGTGAAGGGTATGAGTTGCTGGGGATATTCAACTGGAGTGACCATTTTCCTCTCCTGGGTTGGTTGGATTTGCAAGGTGTGAGGAGGAGGTGCAAGACTTTGGTCTCGAAGGTGAATGTTTTTGTTAGAAAGATCATAGAGGAGCATAGGACGAAAAGGGTTGGTGGGAGTGGGACTTTGGCTGATAAGGAAACTGTTGGGGACTTTGTTGATGTGCTGCTTGATTTGGAGAATGATGAAAAACTCAGTGACTCTGACATGATTGCTGTTCTCTGggtatttctctttttcctttacAAAGTTTTTACCTTTATACTTAGTTTAGCTTCTAGGACCTTTTCAAATCCAACTTCATATTGAACATTTGAACATATGTTGTCGTTGGTGGTGTTTTTATGcagatatatttttaacatgatAAGGAAAATAGTATCAAAGTTTTCAACTTTATGTTAGTTCTAGCTTTACTTTATGTTAGTTCTAGCTTTCTAAGACCTTTGTCTAATCTAACTTTATGTTGAATATATTGTTGGTGACAGATGTTTCAACAGATAAACATTAGGAGCTATTTTATTCACACTTCATATTTGATAAAACTATGAAAAGTttttcccatcaaaaaaaaaaaaaaactttatgttAGTTTTAGCTTTCTAAGACCTTTTTCTAATCTAACTTTATGTTGAATATATTGTTGGTgccagattttatttttttaattttttttttatgaataaaggGGCCAGGGTGGTGGCTTACCTATAGTGCGTGCCCTAATAGGAACCTCTTtagataaaaaatgttaaattgaaTCATAATTACTGTATAAGATGTTTCACCAGATAAACATTAGGAGCTATTTTATTCACACTTCATATTTGATAAAACTATGAAAagtttttcccataaaaaaaaaaaaactatgaaaagttttaaactttaTGTAACTTTCTAGCTGTCTATTCAAGCTTTCTACGGTCCAATCCCGTACTAAGGTGTATTGTTGTTATGTAGGAAATGATTTTTAGAGGAGCTGATACAGTGGCTATACTCTTGGAATGGATTCTTGCAAGAATGGTTTTACACCCAGAAATCCAGCTGAAGGCTCAGGCTGAAATAGACAACATAGTTGGAAGCTCAAGGGTTGTTTCTGATTCTGACATTCCCAACCTGCCTTATCTGCAAGCCATTGTCAAGGAGTGTCTCAGGGTTCACCCACCAGGGCCTTTGCTCTCATGGGCTCGTCTAGCTATCCATGATGTTCATGTTGGCGACCACTTTGTTCCAGCTGGGACAACAGCCATGGTTAACATGTGGGCTATCACTCATGATGGGAAAGTGTGGTCAGAGCCAGAGATGTTCAAGCCAGAGAGGTTCATTGATGAAGATGTGAGTATCATGGGGTCTAATCTAAAGTTGGCTCCTTTTGGTTCAGGAAGGAGGGTCTGTCCTGGAAAAGCAATGGGTTTGGCCTCTGTGCACCTCTGGTTGGCTATGTTGCTTCAGAGCTTCAAATGGATTCCTTCTGATGACAAAGTTGATGTGGACTTGTCTGAGCGCCTTAAGCTGTCTATGGAAATGAAGAGTCCATTGCTCTGCAAGGCTATTCCTAGGGGTGCTTGACACAGGTTGTTCTGGGGTTGGGTtgtgctaaaaaaaattgggtctGGTTCTATTTCCTATAAACTAGGTCTAGGTTTTAGTAGTCAGTTATCTTTCTCGGCTTTATATATAGTACGTCAGTATTTATGTATTTCAGATGTATGCATCTTCATACTCACACGAGCGTGAGTCTTCTCAGAGTGAGCCCTATATAAGTATAAGGCTCACTCCCATATAAGTAGGAAGTTGCATGCATTTAAAATACCTTGTAATTTCTCGAGTTTATGGGTCTGAACGTGAAGTTACATGTAACTTCTACAAGTTATACTTTCTTAATGCGGACCTTATTACAGCTGCAGCATGTttgttttgtctcttttttgGGCTTATGTGTGTAGAAATGGAACTAATGGTGGCCCCAGCACAGCGGTACTTATCATATGGCATTGGCAATTAGGATTACAAGTATGCATGGCTCTGTAGTCTCCAAGTCTGTACACAGTTTCAAATGCTTTGATGTGGAATGACAAACTTATGTATATCAGTCTATTGTCCTATCTAGtggtagttttatttttgtctcttttgttttagtttttgggAAATCTTTAAGATTTCACTTAATGAGTTGCggtaataaaaatgataaaaaattattaaaaatgttgctaaaaaatatttttaaaaagttattgaaaaagaaaaaaaagctgcAAAAAGTATATTAATACTCTAAAAAGCtgtaaaatatttaaaacaacCCTTAGTTTTTTAGTCTGGTCACTCGAAACAATTGGACTCTGGGAGGTCCAACCCCTAAATGTTAGGAATAGTTTCATCGTATTAAGGTCGTACGCATGGGAAAATAAAGGCAAATTGCGTGTGTTTATTTTGAAGGTACAAATCATAACAATTTAGTACTAACTAATCCATTCCAACAGTAACTccaacacagagagagagaggtatctTTCTTATATGGTCCAGATcgaaattattaatattattttgttacttTATGTAGGTCATATTGTCATAATTTGGCGTGCTAAAGACAGATTTGAAAGAATGAGTACTCTGCGAATGAGAACCTTCATCTACATAAAATGGATGAgaatataacaaataaacaaGTCTAGCTTGTAATGAAAACCAAATAAACAATATTGGGGCTGGCCccaagaaacacaaaagaatGTGCTATAAGCAAAAATTAATGGAGAAGAATTGTGTCAAGAAAATTCTCAGCAAAAATATCTTCTTGGTTGCAATTATTTAACTCCTAATAATCTCTCTCCACAAGTTGTTTATAGTGCGTTGTGACTTGTGACTCGTAACCTTTAAGCTTACAGTGATTCAGCCAATTAGAGTGAGTGCCAAACAAttcatatatttcaaaatttagtgcATTCCGTGAGAGTTGCTACACACAATATTAACATTGATATAGTATGTTACTATATACTAATATTGCCAATAGCATTCTCATTAGGCTAGTGAAACTAActtaatgttaaaaatatagtaaacaaccacaaaaatcctATATATCAAACTAACccaaaaaacttaacaatgaaTAGTGCTATGCCACATGTAGTGACAAACGGTTCATTTCcaaagacaaattttttttttttaaattttattatctctctctctctctctcttagaaaaTCAACCCAATAATCCCTCATTGCAGCAACCCAAGCAAaaatcaagcccaaaaaaaaaaaaaaaaaacctaaaaatccACCACCGATCTAACCCATCACCAATCTCCACCTAAAATGATGGCAACTGCCTATGCCCATGCGCTATGGCCCACTGTTTCCTATATGATCTAGAGTTCTAGACTCCACCCACTCTTCAACCCGCGAGCGACGGCCCCAAGACCGATGGTGACGAGTGGTAATTCACAaggagaaatgatatgtccacaacatttttacaacatttttacaacaaatcctaagtggcaggatgttactggttgttattgttggggcaaaaaagtaattttagtgttagattcaaatttgaaccaataacaactaaccacctatgatttgttgtaaaaatgttgcggacgtagcacctctcaatTCACAAGTCGATTTTGGGTTGTTCTATGTTGTGGGTGTACTGAGTCgcaaaaatttggaattaaaaatGCGAACGTACGTAAGGAAATGATATTTGATTGCAATATTTTCGTTATGTAGCTAGTATCAACGTTGATGTATgtgtatgaaaaaaataattagttaaactaaaaaaaaaaaaaaaaagtagagtttcTTGGATTAGTTTAATTAACTAAAATTATGAGAGGGCCGACGTGAGTTCTATAATGACATGGATTTGGACGTAAGGTATCGCTTTCATGAAGGATCTGTAATTTAAATTGATAGCAACATGCATTTACGTTATCCTCAAATTAAAGACCATGGAGCAATGACAAAAGTTGGCTGCCTCTAATATATTGTAAGAAGGACTACAACTAATTATATTAGGACTTTTAAAATACTTACTGgtcaatataaaattcatgtcagattattattattattttttaaacaataatttgtTCAATGAGTATAAAATTCATGTTAGGTTATCTCTTTtgaacatattttaaaatttgcatCCACTAAACAAAGTTCTAACTGGTGACTATTTCTCATTCTACATAATTATGGGATGAGAATTTGGTCCACAACATTCTCTCCTTCTGTTTTTTGGGATCcacttgaatatatatatgagagagagagagagagagattctaaGGTTCAATTAACATAGCTACTTTCttgtgattctttttttttttttttgataatttgatggtACATGAGGAAGATTTGAACCATAAACTATTTGGTTGAAAAAACTAGAAAGTACCGATTGAGTTGCAAAACTCTTGGCAATTTTTTTCGTGAGTTAAAAGATCAGCTTGTTTGGTATTCCATTTTGGAAATGT comes from Castanea sativa cultivar Marrone di Chiusa Pesio chromosome 3, ASM4071231v1 and encodes:
- the LOC142627152 gene encoding cytochrome P450 78A5, whose amino-acid sequence is MSLENEFLLLIPRMFHSSIISYEALLGFMLFMAILAFWLAPGGLAWALSKSKTPSFIPGPPGFPLTGLLTVFTGLTPHRVLAKLAHRFKATPLMAFSVGFTRFVISSHPETAKEILNSSAFADRPVKESAYELLFHRAMGFAPYGEYWRNLRRISATHLFSPKRIAGFEGFRVEVGLKMVEETKALMVENGGVEVKKVLHFGSLNNVMMTVFGKCYEFKEKGDGFELEKLVSEGYELLGIFNWSDHFPLLGWLDLQGVRRRCKTLVSKVNVFVRKIIEEHRTKRVGGSGTLADKETVGDFVDVLLDLENDEKLSDSDMIAVLWEMIFRGADTVAILLEWILARMVLHPEIQLKAQAEIDNIVGSSRVVSDSDIPNLPYLQAIVKECLRVHPPGPLLSWARLAIHDVHVGDHFVPAGTTAMVNMWAITHDGKVWSEPEMFKPERFIDEDVSIMGSNLKLAPFGSGRRVCPGKAMGLASVHLWLAMLLQSFKWIPSDDKVDVDLSERLKLSMEMKSPLLCKAIPRGA